In the genome of Magnolia sinica isolate HGM2019 chromosome 2, MsV1, whole genome shotgun sequence, one region contains:
- the LOC131225247 gene encoding uncharacterized protein LOC131225247, which produces MAGPLVMPKNPYHVRSASMPSRSHPLFLRVEDRLQKLQTWGSSSPSTHPTTEMLCDGLGGLRDLHDSIEDLLQSPLTQQTLVRNWHGTWVNGMLNGSLRILDLCETSRDVFMLMKENAQDHLSALRRRRVGDSGLHNQVLDYISLRRKMKKKIHKCLKELERAECKFVFLPLSDKDQQLSVIIGVLREVRSVTISIFESFSSFISLSRPTTKAIGLSLISKWMVGTGRGACEVAIEKMSEVGQVDVHLCSLYGNKSCKDDESVENMQKGLKAMDVSLQSLVDRLECTFRHLIRTRVSLLNILNH; this is translated from the coding sequence ATGGCTGGCCCACTTGTGATGCCTAAAAATCCTTACCATGTCCGCTCGGCAAGCATGCCCTCAAGATCACATCCCCTCTTTCTCAGAGTAGAGGATCGATTGCAGAAACTACAGACTTGGGGATCCTCATCGCCATCCACCCACCCCACGACTGAAATGTTGTGCGACGGTTTGGGTGGTCTCAGAGACTTGCACGATTCGATCGAGGATTTGCTTCAATCTCCACTCACCCAACAAACCCTAGTCAGAAATTGGCATGGAACATGGGTGAATGGGATGCTGAATGGTTCTCTTAGAATATTGGACTTGTGTGAGACTTCTAGAGATGTCTTCATGCTGATGAAGGAAAACGCACAGGACCACCTATCTGCTCTTCGCCGAAGAAGAGTAGGAGACTCAGGTCTCCACAACCAAGTTCTTGATTACATTTCTTtaagaaggaagatgaagaagaagatccacAAGTGCCTGAAAGAATTGGAGAGGGCAGAATGCAAATTCGTGTTCTTACCTCTCTCTGACAAGGATCAACAACTTTCTGTGATAATAGGGGTGCTGAGAGAAGTAAGGTCGGTCACCATCTCCATCTTCGAATCATTCTCATCCTTCATCTCATTATCAAGGCCAACGACAAAGGCAATCGGGCTGTCATTGATTTcgaaatggatggtgggaactgGGCGAGGAGCTTGTGAAGTGGCAATAGAAAAAATGAGTGAAGTGGGGCAGGTAGATGTTCATCTCTGCAGTCTTTATGGCAACAAATCATGCAAAGATGACGAGTCGGTGGAAAACATGCAGAAGGGATTGAAGGCAATGGATGTAAGTCTTCAGAGTCTCGTGGACAGATTGGAATGCACGTTTAGGCATTTGATCAGGACCAGAGTCTCCCTTCTCAACATCCTCAATCACTAG
- the LOC131225253 gene encoding cell wall / vacuolar inhibitor of fructosidase 2-like: protein MRILPISLLVVLLYISQSSASLPIEKDANLIRETCNHTSYHHLCVYSLQSDPRSYTANVSGLAMISIELARANATDTLLYISMLLKKSAGELMNRSLDTCYNEYELAIDRFNEGIEEYHSKEYSDIGQLVVDAAGMAETCEEEFKFYNLKSPLTQRNRLLRQLSNIAADIVWILR from the coding sequence ATGAGGATTCTACCTATCAGTTTGCTAGTCGTTCTGCTATACATTTCTCAGTCCTCAGCATCGCTACCCATTGAAAAGGATGCAAATCTAATCCGTGAGACGTGCAATCATACCAGCTACCATCATCTATGCGTCTACTCTCTCCAATCTGATCCCCGTAGCTACACCGCAAACGTGAGCGGCCTCGCAATGATATCCATCGAGCTAGCACGTGCCAATGCTACGGACACTCTATTGTACATATCTATGCTGTTGAAGAAGTCGGCCGGGGAATTAATGAACCGATCCCTCGACACTTGCTATAACGAGTATGAATTAGCAATAGATCGCTTCAATGAGGGAATCGAGGAATACCATTCAAAGGAATACTCTGACATCGGCCAACTTGTTGTAGATGCTGCAGGAATGGCCGAAACGTGTGAGGAAGAGTTCAAATTTTATAATCTAAAATCACCGTTAACTCAGAGGAATAGACTCTTGAGGCAGCTCAGCAACATCGCAGCAGATATTGTATGGATTCTTCGTTAA